In one window of Arachis ipaensis cultivar K30076 chromosome B06, Araip1.1, whole genome shotgun sequence DNA:
- the LOC107605429 gene encoding protein DCL, chloroplastic, whose amino-acid sequence MAEGTAPEPVDPSAAAVDMELEKDDNVADPNQKRPREDAQQEEEAKEDDVVAPKKQKVETEEKSVEEQRLEKIDEPKESKEAVKLGPKSFESSSDMFNYFYNFLHLWPHHVNVNKYEHLVLLELLKKGHAESDRKIGVGIRGFQVRNHPIYRSRCFFLIREDNTAEDFSFRKCVDHILPLPEEMQIKSNQNKALGGSGGGRPHRGGKGGRGRGGKGGKWRQ is encoded by the exons ATGGCAGAAGGCACCGCACCGGAACCCGTCGATCCCAGCGCCGCAGCTGTTGACATGGAGCTCGAGAAGGACGACAACGTCGCCGACCCGAACCAGAAGCGACCCAGAGAGGATGcccaacaagaagaagaagcgaAGGAGGACGACGTTGTCGCTCCGAAGAAGCAGAAGGTGGAGACTGAGGAGAAGTCCGTAGAGGAACAACGCTTGGAGAAGATTGACGAACCCAAAGAATCAAAAGAAGCCGTGAAGTTGGGGCCCAAGAGCTTCGAGTCTTCCTCTGACATGTTCAATTACTTCTACAACTTCCTTCATCTTTGGCCTCACCATGTCAACGTCAACAAG TATGAACATCTTGTGTTGTTGGAGTTGCTTAAGAAAGGGCATGCTGAGTCCGACAGGAAGATTGGTGTAGGGATCCGCGGCTTTCAAGTCCGCAATCATCCAATCTACAGGAGCAGGTGCTTCTTCCTCATCAGGGAGGACAACACTGCTGAAGATTTCAGCTTCCGGAAGTGCGTTGATCATATTCTTCCATTGCCAGAAGAGATGCAAATAAAATCTAATCAGAACAAAGCATTAGGCGGCAGTGGTGGAGGAAGGCCTCATCGTGGAGGAAAAGGTGGCAGAGGGAGAGGTGGAAAAGGCGGAAAGTGGAGACAATAG